One Methylobacterium sp. AMS5 genomic region harbors:
- a CDS encoding GGDEF domain-containing protein encodes MPGQMQQADPDLDRTLAPAQRAWEALRQHALPPSPRNYELLHTFFTGANPPLSERLAPCLAPGGTLSEEQASALYDTCIAGTATEASVLDGAGRLAEAAGTLAERVAGSRRALAGYGDALTHWSGRLNARPTADELMTALVALIGETEQAQTRNQLLEDQLSASAAHIAKLHRDLVETQRAAATDALTGLANRKAFDGFLRDSIARTRSDSGSTFSLLMLDIDHFKGLNDRHGHRFGDQVLRLVGRLLSAKTTDRDLAARYGGEEFAIVLGEAGIGAGVALAQQICARLRGQRLVKRGTGDVVAQVTISAGVAQYRPGEAARDVIERADRALYEAKRTGRDRVCPTPRAAVA; translated from the coding sequence ATGCCGGGACAGATGCAGCAGGCGGATCCGGACCTCGACCGCACTCTGGCTCCCGCGCAACGGGCTTGGGAGGCGCTGCGGCAGCATGCGCTGCCGCCCTCCCCGCGGAACTATGAATTGCTGCACACCTTCTTCACCGGCGCCAATCCGCCGCTGAGCGAACGCCTCGCGCCCTGTCTCGCCCCCGGTGGGACGCTGAGCGAGGAGCAGGCGAGCGCGCTCTACGACACCTGCATCGCCGGGACTGCGACGGAGGCCTCCGTGCTCGATGGAGCGGGGCGGCTGGCAGAGGCGGCCGGTACCCTGGCAGAGCGCGTCGCAGGCAGCCGGAGGGCGCTCGCCGGCTATGGTGATGCCCTGACCCATTGGTCCGGCCGCCTGAATGCGCGTCCGACCGCCGATGAGCTGATGACGGCGCTCGTCGCCCTGATCGGCGAGACCGAGCAGGCGCAGACCCGCAACCAGTTGCTGGAGGACCAGCTCTCGGCCTCCGCCGCCCACATCGCCAAGCTGCACCGGGATCTCGTCGAGACGCAGCGCGCGGCGGCGACCGATGCGCTGACGGGGCTTGCCAACCGCAAGGCCTTCGACGGGTTCCTGCGCGACTCGATCGCCCGGACCCGGAGCGATTCCGGCAGCACCTTCTCGCTGCTCATGCTCGACATCGACCACTTCAAGGGTCTCAACGACCGGCACGGCCACCGCTTCGGCGATCAGGTGCTGCGCCTCGTCGGACGGCTGCTCAGCGCGAAGACGACGGATCGCGACCTCGCCGCGCGCTACGGCGGCGAGGAATTCGCGATCGTGCTCGGCGAGGCCGGCATCGGTGCCGGCGTCGCGCTCGCTCAGCAGATCTGCGCCCGGCTGCGGGGTCAGCGGCTGGTCAAGCGCGGCACCGGCGATGTCGTGGCACAGGTCACGATCTCGGCCGGCGTCGCACAGTACCGGCCGGGCGAAGCCGCCCGCGACGTGATCGAGCGGGCCGACCGCGCGCTCTACGAGGCCAAGCGGACCGGCCGCGACCGTGTGTGTCCGACGCCGCGGGCCGCGGTCGCGTGA
- a CDS encoding EAL domain-containing protein codes for MSASRPVPRRDRGAAAPVQDAPREAAELRRAEAHLVEWEARLRAIEAAHAMAEQIAAFGHWRIDAATRTIAWSDGIARIFGRNAERATLPLHTHLGFYHPDEREGVRAAMDEALAGRSRTLGGGYEHRSRLLRPDGEMRVVAVYGIGEYDDVGRLVSIFGVCLDVTDMDRSERRLRETGEAMRAALEAMDQGLVMIGPDDRVQVHNQRARALLDLSDEVLHEGASFEAVRRHLAQRGEFGNAPPEAREWLERGTPPPGIQGYEGTRPNGTILETRLAPMASGGLVCTYTDLTERRQGEAALRSAEADYQSLFQNAVIGVYRARLDGGIVQANRALARLHGYDAGLVPGEGFNHDWYVEPDRHAAFLECLETEGHVEDFVSEVRRHVGAERIWVAETAWVVRDAAGRPIWFEGTVADATERKRAQALIEHMARHDALTGLPNRRLFQETLSREIEGARRDGGWVAVLCCDLDRFKAVNDTFGHPAGDALLRVVAGRLRGALREDDVVARLGGDEFAIILPSRGKPRRIAAVARRLIQAAGRPVDLGGRATTVGVSIGVAVWPKHGDSADTLFMNADIALYRAKDSGRNTFRLYESGMALAVATRNLLEIDMRESIRSGGFALHYQPIFALADGAPQGFEALLRWNHPLRGPISPAAFIPLAEESGLITQLGAWALHAACREAASWPGDLRVAVNVSAVQFRKSGLEQSVMRALAASGLPAGRLELEITESVLMQDSDAVIGSLHRLRAMGVRIALDDFGTGYSSLSYLCRFPFDKIKIDRSFIRDIDEPVAAAVVRAVVGLGERLGMTITAEGVETEEQLARVRRKGCTEVQGFLLGRPLPAAQAMALVAGRVAA; via the coding sequence ATGTCCGCGTCCCGTCCCGTGCCACGCCGCGACCGTGGAGCTGCCGCACCCGTCCAGGACGCGCCGCGGGAGGCTGCGGAGCTTCGCCGGGCGGAGGCGCATCTCGTTGAATGGGAGGCGCGCCTGCGGGCGATCGAGGCGGCCCACGCCATGGCCGAGCAGATCGCCGCCTTCGGCCATTGGCGGATCGATGCCGCCACCCGCACCATCGCGTGGTCGGACGGGATCGCCCGCATCTTCGGGCGCAACGCCGAACGCGCGACGCTGCCGCTCCATACTCATCTTGGCTTCTACCACCCGGATGAGCGCGAAGGCGTCCGGGCCGCCATGGACGAGGCGCTCGCGGGCCGCAGCCGGACCCTGGGGGGCGGATACGAGCATCGCTCCCGCCTCCTTCGTCCCGATGGCGAGATGCGGGTGGTGGCCGTTTACGGGATCGGCGAATACGATGACGTGGGCCGCCTCGTCTCGATCTTCGGCGTCTGCCTCGACGTCACCGACATGGACCGCTCCGAGCGGCGCTTGCGCGAGACCGGCGAGGCGATGCGGGCCGCGCTCGAAGCGATGGACCAAGGCCTCGTGATGATCGGCCCGGACGATCGGGTCCAAGTCCACAACCAGCGCGCCCGCGCCCTCCTCGACCTGTCGGACGAGGTTCTGCACGAGGGCGCGTCCTTCGAGGCGGTCCGGCGTCACCTCGCGCAACGCGGCGAGTTCGGTAATGCCCCGCCCGAAGCCCGGGAATGGCTAGAACGGGGGACACCGCCGCCCGGGATTCAGGGTTACGAGGGCACGCGGCCCAATGGGACGATCCTGGAGACGCGGCTCGCGCCGATGGCCTCCGGCGGCCTCGTCTGCACCTATACCGACCTGACCGAGCGCCGACAGGGCGAGGCGGCTCTGCGCTCGGCCGAGGCCGACTACCAGTCTCTGTTCCAGAACGCGGTGATCGGCGTCTACCGCGCCAGGCTCGACGGCGGCATCGTCCAGGCCAACCGGGCGCTGGCCCGGCTGCACGGCTATGACGCCGGGCTCGTGCCGGGCGAGGGCTTCAACCACGATTGGTATGTCGAGCCGGACCGGCATGCCGCCTTCCTGGAATGTCTGGAGACGGAGGGCCATGTCGAGGACTTCGTGTCCGAGGTGCGCCGTCACGTCGGCGCAGAACGCATCTGGGTCGCCGAGACCGCCTGGGTCGTGCGCGACGCGGCGGGTCGGCCGATCTGGTTTGAGGGCACCGTCGCCGATGCGACGGAGCGCAAGCGCGCCCAGGCGCTGATCGAGCACATGGCCCGCCACGACGCGTTGACCGGGCTGCCCAACCGCCGGCTGTTCCAGGAAACTTTGAGCCGCGAGATCGAGGGGGCCCGGCGGGACGGCGGCTGGGTGGCGGTGCTGTGCTGCGACCTCGACCGCTTCAAGGCGGTCAACGACACCTTCGGCCATCCCGCGGGCGACGCCTTGCTCCGCGTCGTCGCGGGCCGTCTCCGCGGTGCTCTGCGCGAGGACGACGTGGTGGCTCGGCTCGGCGGGGACGAGTTCGCCATCATCCTGCCCAGCAGGGGTAAACCTCGCCGCATCGCCGCCGTCGCCCGCCGGCTGATCCAGGCCGCCGGGCGGCCGGTCGATCTCGGCGGCCGCGCCACCACCGTCGGCGTCAGCATCGGCGTGGCGGTCTGGCCGAAGCACGGCGACAGCGCCGATACCCTGTTCATGAACGCCGACATCGCACTCTACCGGGCCAAGGATTCCGGGCGCAACACCTTCCGTTTGTACGAGAGCGGGATGGCTCTCGCGGTCGCGACCCGCAACCTCCTGGAAATCGACATGCGCGAGTCGATCCGTTCCGGCGGGTTCGCGCTGCATTACCAACCGATCTTCGCCCTCGCGGACGGTGCGCCGCAGGGCTTCGAGGCACTGCTGCGCTGGAATCATCCCCTGCGCGGGCCGATCTCGCCGGCGGCCTTCATCCCGTTGGCGGAAGAGAGCGGCCTCATTACCCAACTCGGCGCCTGGGCGCTGCACGCGGCCTGCCGCGAGGCGGCCTCCTGGCCGGGCGATCTGCGGGTCGCCGTCAACGTCTCGGCGGTGCAGTTCCGCAAGTCCGGGCTGGAGCAGAGCGTCATGCGCGCGCTCGCAGCCTCGGGCTTGCCGGCCGGGCGGCTCGAATTGGAGATCACCGAAAGCGTGCTGATGCAGGATTCGGACGCCGTGATCGGCTCTCTCCACCGCCTGCGTGCCATGGGCGTGCGGATCGCGCTCGACGATTTCGGCACGGGCTACTCGTCCCTGAGCTACCTCTGCCGGTTCCCCTTCGACAAGATCAAGATCGATCGCTCCTTCATCCGCGACATCGATGAGCCCGTAGCGGCGGCGGTGGTTCGCGCGGTGGTGGGCTTGGGCGAGCGCCTCGGCATGACCATCACCGCCGAGGGCGTGGAGACGGAGGAGCAGCTGGCGCGGGTGCGGCGCAAGGGCTGCACCGAGGTGCAGGGCTTCCTGCTCGGCCGGCCGCTGCCCGCCGCGCAGGCCATGGCCCTTGTCGCGGGGCGGGTGGCAGCCTGA
- the gatB gene encoding Asp-tRNA(Asn)/Glu-tRNA(Gln) amidotransferase subunit GatB — MTERVDPKKLIKGGLHDWEVVIGMEIHAQVTSRSKLFSGASTAFGGEPNDHVSLVDAAMPGMLPVINEECVAQAVRTGLGLKAQINLRSVFDRKNYFYPDLPQGYQISQYKDPIVGEGEVLVDLPEGESITVGIERLHLEQDAGKSLHDQDPTKSFVDLNRSGVALMEIVSRPDLRSSEEARAYVTKLRTILRYLGTCDGDMEKGSLRADVNVSVRRPGEPLGTRCEIKNVNSIRFIGQAIETEARRQIAILEDGGKIDQETRLYDPAKGETRSMRSKEEAHDYRYFPDPDLLPLEFDQAYVDALAAGLPELPDAKKARFIKDFGLSAYDAGVLVAERASADYFEAVARGRDGKAAANWVINELFGRLNKEGRSIEDTPVSAEQLGTIVDLIGDGVISGKIAKDLFEIVWSEGGDPRAIVEARGMKQVTDTGAIEAAVDAIIAANPDKVEQAKAKPTLLGWFVGQTMKATGGKANPAAVNALLKDKLGIE; from the coding sequence ATGACCGAGCGCGTCGATCCGAAGAAGCTCATCAAAGGCGGCCTCCACGATTGGGAGGTCGTGATCGGCATGGAGATCCACGCCCAGGTCACGAGCCGCTCCAAGCTGTTCTCCGGCGCCTCGACCGCCTTCGGCGGCGAGCCCAACGACCACGTCTCGCTGGTCGATGCGGCCATGCCCGGCATGCTGCCGGTCATCAACGAGGAATGCGTTGCCCAGGCCGTGCGCACAGGCCTCGGGCTCAAGGCCCAGATCAACCTCCGCTCGGTGTTCGACCGGAAGAACTACTTCTATCCGGACCTGCCGCAGGGCTACCAGATCTCGCAGTACAAGGACCCGATCGTTGGCGAGGGCGAGGTGCTGGTCGATCTGCCCGAGGGTGAGTCGATCACGGTGGGCATCGAGCGCCTGCACCTCGAACAGGATGCCGGCAAGTCCCTTCACGATCAGGATCCGACCAAGAGCTTCGTCGATCTCAACCGCTCCGGCGTGGCGCTGATGGAGATCGTCTCCCGGCCCGATCTGCGCTCGTCCGAGGAGGCCAGGGCCTACGTGACCAAGCTGCGCACGATCCTGCGCTATCTCGGCACTTGCGACGGCGACATGGAGAAGGGGAGCCTTCGCGCCGACGTGAACGTCTCCGTGCGCCGCCCCGGCGAGCCGCTCGGCACGCGTTGCGAGATCAAGAACGTCAACTCGATCCGCTTCATCGGTCAGGCCATCGAGACCGAGGCGCGCCGCCAGATCGCGATCTTGGAGGACGGCGGCAAGATCGATCAGGAGACGCGCCTCTACGACCCGGCCAAGGGCGAGACCCGCTCGATGCGCTCGAAGGAAGAGGCGCACGACTATCGCTACTTCCCCGATCCCGACCTCTTGCCGCTCGAATTCGATCAGGCCTACGTCGATGCGCTGGCCGCGGGCCTGCCGGAACTGCCGGACGCCAAGAAGGCGCGCTTCATCAAGGATTTCGGCCTCAGCGCCTACGATGCCGGCGTGCTCGTCGCCGAGCGGGCCTCGGCCGATTACTTCGAGGCGGTGGCCCGCGGGCGCGACGGCAAGGCCGCCGCGAACTGGGTCATCAACGAGCTGTTCGGCCGCCTCAACAAGGAGGGGCGCAGCATCGAGGACACGCCCGTCTCCGCCGAGCAGCTCGGCACCATCGTCGATCTGATCGGCGACGGCGTGATCTCGGGCAAGATCGCCAAGGACCTGTTCGAGATCGTCTGGTCCGAGGGCGGCGACCCGCGCGCGATCGTCGAGGCCCGCGGCATGAAGCAGGTCACCGATACCGGCGCCATCGAGGCCGCGGTGGACGCGATCATCGCCGCCAACCCCGACAAGGTCGAGCAGGCCAAGGCCAAGCCGACCCTGCTCGGCTGGTTCGTCGGCCAGACCATGAAGGCGACCGGCGGCAAGGCTAATCCGGCCGCCGTCAACGCGCTGCTGAAGGACAAGCTCGGTATCGAGTAG